In Lathyrus oleraceus cultivar Zhongwan6 chromosome 2, CAAS_Psat_ZW6_1.0, whole genome shotgun sequence, the DNA window AAGGTGTTGTTGTGAAGGTTGTAGATGTTGGCAACAAATTTAAAAACGGGCAAGAATTTGAATTTCGTGATCAAATGCTTCAATGGATTCATATGGAGGCCTCTAAACTTGAATTTGGTGTGGTTATTGGAAGGTCCGATAATGGTTCAAATAGAAGATGCGCTTTTGTGACAATGACATGCGAAAGAAGTGAAAAATATATAACTTCTCTCCGAATTTTTAAAAGAGACGACATCGGTTCAATAAAATGTTAGTGTCCATCTAAGGTGTGTGGTTACATGTTGGCACACAAAATTGGAGATTTATGGTCATATGTGGTTTGCATAACCATGATTTGTATGAAAAATTAGTCAGTCATCCTAGTGTGTATCGGCTCATGCCGGAAGAGAAAAAATATGTTGCTGACATGACATTGAACTTGGTTCAACCGAAAAATAAACTTGCAACATTGAAATGGAAAAGACCCGGAAATATATCAAATATCAAACAAGTGTATAATATTCGATACCAAACTAACAAGGCGCTTAGAGGGGATAGAACTAAAATGCAACAACTCTTGAAACTGTTGAATGATATCAGTTACTGTATAGGTACCGAACGTGCGAGGATGGAGTTATTgttagagatatattttggactcatcTTGATTCCATAAAATTGTTCAACACATTTCTACTATGCTCATACTTGATTCAACCTAAAAGACCAACAAGTATAGACTTCCATTATTGGAGATGGTTGGTGTTACCTCAACTAAGAATACATATTCTGTTGGATTTTCATATTTTGAGTGTGAAAAAGAGGACAATTTTACTTGGGTCTTAGAGGTGTGTCGGACACTGTTGAAGGACCAAGGTGAGATGCCTAAAGTTATTGTTACCGACCACGATACCGTCTTGATGAAATCGGCTGCAAAGGTATTTCCTTCTTCTAATACGTTACTTTGTAGGTATCACATGACAAATAATGTGAGAAGTCAGGTTAAACATGCGGTAGGGATAAAACAGATAGAGTCCGAAGATGGAAAAATGGTGAAGATGGGTGTGGTTGTGGAAAAAATAATGGATGCATAAAATCATATAATAAATTCCTCCACAAAAGAACTATATGCCAATTCCGTTATGCATTTCaggaaagtgtgtgaaaagtaTCCAGATTTGTTGAAATATGTTGAAAGCACAATTATTGTCCAGGTGAAGGAGAAAATTATTTGTGCATGGACTGATAATGTTAGACACCTTGGAAATACAACAACTAATAGAGTTGAGTTTGCTCATGCTACTTTGAAAACTTAGTTGGAAAATAGTAATGGTGATTTGTGTAGATATCGAGACTCTGTGAACCACATGTGTCAAACTCAGCATAATGAGATACAGACATCATTTGGTCGGAGCATCACAATTTTAGAATACAGATTTAAAGACAACACCTTTTATTCTCAGTTGGTTGGTAACATTTCTCGAACGGGTTTGAATTATATCTTTCACGAGGCTAAACGAGTTGATAATGTAGGCTTCAATAGCGCAAAGTGTGGATGCACAATTGTGAAAATATATGGTCTCCCATGTGCTTGTGTTATTACAAAAATGGTGAAAATTGGTAGTCCGATAAAAATGAATGACGTTTGCACTCATTGGAAGAGACTtaggtttgatgatgatggtgtcaTGAATGACGGTAAATCGAATATCTCTATTTGGACCGAATGGGAAGTGATATAAGAGAGACTTTTGAAAGTCGATGACAACATGAACTTTCACATCAAAAAACAATTGCAGAAGATTGCCTATCCGGAAACCACCTTCTCAACCGGTAAAAACAAAAGGTGCTCCGAAGAAAATGAAACCTACATCGAATGACAATTTGACTACACAGTCTCCTtcatattttgaacatgttgacaaaGTTTATCCCGACTCACCAActccaaaatctcaaaaaaatttTGTCAAAGGAGCTCGCATTAGCAAACCACATTCTACGTTGTCTCAACCAAAGATTCCATTCATTGACGAGATATTGGTTTGTATGCATAATCGATCGGATCGTCAACGTTATGGGGGACGATAATTGCGGTTATCTAGCAGTTTCGGATTTACTTTGTAAAGGAGAAAATAATCACACTTTTCTAGCATCAACTTATCCAAGAGTTGATGACGCATAAAGAATCATGCACGCGGTTGtacgaaaagaaagaaaatttcATTGAAATTTATGAGTCTTTTGTTCCTTGTCTTAGCGGTCTGGCAACGGAGGCAAAATGGATGTGCTTCTCTGACATGGGTCACCTAATAGCATGTGTGTATGATAAAGTATGTGTTGATATGACATAATACGGtttttcaaaaaccttttttcCACTGCGCACCGCCCCACCTCAAAACTCAAATGATCGTATTATGTATTGGGTGACTTTCAAAACCAAGTCATTTTTGTTCAAGTTTACTTGAAATCGGGATGCCCTATATCACTTACATCACCAAAGTGAACGGCTCATTCAACAACAAAAACTGAGACTTGACCGGATTATTTTATGGAAAGGATGCAAGAGTTCGAGAAATTGAGCAacattgaaagagaatcaaatgAGCAAAAGTCCAAGGGATACCACCCATAGAATTAGTCTACGACATATGTTTCGATTCGTTTTGATTTCTTGTTTAACCAGACAAATAAATATATGTAATTGTGTCTCAATATAAATAAAGTGTGATATATTCAACATTTGTTCATAGTGTCTTAATGCATTTTTTATCTTTCCCTTAACAATATTTGTTcttttataaaaataaattatgttTTAAAGGTTCTATTTTAGAATTGGTTCAGGAGAAGTTCCAGAGATGTATCTCCGGAACAAGATAATAGGGTGCGAAATCAGAGATATATCTCCAGAATCAGCATGTCAGGTATTGAGTGGTCCATATTGATTTATGACTTTTATAAATTAACGTGCTCGTATAATATATTTCACACAAACTGAAAATGTCTCAAATGTCACAGATAAACATTGACTGGTATGTCACAAATGTCTCCTTCTCCAACTTTACACTCAGGCGAACGTTTAAACTCAACGACTTCACCTCCCTCGAAGATATTAAATACGAAATTCATCATCTCCTACCTTACGGAGAAATCGAAGAATTCTGAAGCTCGATTACCGTTTCACCGTCAAATACGTTCACCATCAAAGATAAGATTGAGTTCAACAATTTGGGCTCAAGACACAAGCAGATGTAAGGATTATTGGAATACGTATTTCCGTTTCGAAACAAAAATTTCATAAGTTGGAAGCGACAATTTCAAGATCGGTCAAAGATATTAGAAAGATGTTGGAACGTCCACCTAAATATTGAAGTAATGCTTCATTTTATGTTGAAATGATCGATGTAAAAATTATATGTTTTTAGTTCTGCTACTAATTTATCTATTACTGGATATAACCACGGAAACATTCCGAAGATACATCTTCAGAATAAACAAAAGACGCATTGTGTTCAATACGTGTTGGAGTACGTCCGGAGATAAATCCCCAAAAACAggaaaattttaaaattttggCGTGATGTGTAAGAAGCATATTTGGTTTATTAAGTTACATTGGGCCTATTGCACGTAGAAACTCTCGAGTAGCCCATATCAGTATAAGAAATCATATAGGGCccgtttgttttggctttttttaaaaatgatttttatagtgttacatattttagtgtaaaaaaattttacaaagaaactttttataaaagcttcaaatgaaaatttggtttgaatagttattcttaaaatgttattttaggtatttcatcattttatcaaaactttttttgaatatcaaattttcaaaaaatcacttaattttgaagctatttcaaatagtttttcataaaaatcatttttaaaacacaattttttgaaaaaattatgattttgactatgttttgatcttcaataatgtatatttatgtcATAGAATGAataattcaatcttttaatttataaaaaacaaatttagaaaaacttgtaatattttaaaaaatatttttgtagaatccattttcaaaaatacaaaaaaaaatccatttttttaaagctaaaacaaactgaCCCATAAAGAATcatttttaatcaattttaaaTAGTCCAAACTTCAACCGTTAGTCATAATAGAAAGAAAAGGATATTACTAAAAAAAAAAGTAATGGAAAATAATTCAAATGAGAAATAGACTTGGACAAAGAAAACCCTTATTGTAAACTGCAGTGAAATGAATTATCTGGGCAAGAAAAGCTTATTACCCGAACATGTCTCTTCGAAGACAACGAAGCATTTATAGTAATAATACATTGCAATTTCGGTAAATCTTTGATTGAATTGTCAGTGTCCAGACAGTTAAAAGCATAATATAAGATATATATGTACAAATAATTAATCTTTTTAGATTTATTCTAAAGAATATGTAATTTTAAAATCGACCTGTATACGAGTCCAAACAAAAAATTAAGCTATAAACTGCTCCCAAAAAATAAGCAACCGACAAAAGCAAGAATACCAAATGTAAAGCCTCCCCATTATTATTTATTACTTTGGGGCTCCCACCCTTTGTATCGTACTCAAATATTTCAATCAGTTCTTTCTCTTGCCTTTCTATATGATACACCAGAATTTATATAACTAAAATGGTTGGATCCTGCTCTCTCAAAAGAATCAC includes these proteins:
- the LOC127122416 gene encoding uncharacterized protein LOC127122416, with the protein product MVHPDVFPKQVISPNVQGVVVKVVDVGNKFKNGQEFEFRDQMLQWIHMEASKLEFGVVIGRSDNGSNRRCAFVTMTCERSEKYITSLRIFKRDDIGSIKFSHPSVYRLMPEEKKYVADMTLNLVQPKNKLATLKWKRPGNISNIKQVYNIRYQTNKALRGDRTKMQQLLKLLNDISYCIGTERARMELLLPLLEMVGVTSTKNTYSVGFSYFECEKEDNFTWVLEVCRTLLKDQGEMPKVIVTDHDTVLMKSAAKVKEKIICAWTDNVRHLGNTTTNRVEFAHATLKT